The window CTCCCGGGCGGCGCAGGCGTCCACGGAGCCGCAGCCCGGCTGGGGGCGGATGTTGCGCTGGAGCTTCTGCTCCTGGTCTCTCCAGAAGTCGTGGTGGCTGCGTTGATGAGGCTGgcgatgctgatgatgatgctgctgatgatgatgatggctgtgGGAGCTCTCAGCAGAGCCGCTGTGCCAgggcttctccttcctcctctcttctcggTCTGCTCTGCGCTCATCCTTCTTCCGTTCCCACTCGTCCTGGTGTTTCCTCCAGGCCTCCTTGTGGGAGTTGGGCTTCTGAGACTtccactccttctcctccttgtcCTTCAATCCTCCCTCTTTGCCGTGCTTCCACTCCTTCTCTCGTCtcccctctttcttctccttgcCTTTGTTCCCTTTCCATTTGGTCTCCtgcggcttcttcttcttcttcccccacCTCTCTACTTGTTCAGAGAGCTTCCTCTGGATTTCCTGCAGACTATCTCTGACACGTTTCCTGTCACCTCCATGTTTTTTCATCCCTTCCAGTCTCTTCCTGCTCTCTTCCAGCAGGCCTTTCTGTCTCTGGAGTTCCTCCTTCAGgctgccttcctcctctttgcccTTTCTCCTCTCAGGTTCGGCTGATTTCTGAATACTCTGACTGGTTTTGTCATCAGGCTGTGGGGCTGAACTTGGTGTAGCTGGAGGAATTTCCTGATGAGCTTTGACTGAAAAAAGGTTCAAAGATTAGTGCTGAGTAATTAAGTTATGAATCACAGTGTCTGCAGTTCATGTGCTTCACGTGTCATCCTTATAATACATATTAAACAAATCCACCAATCAGCAGCTCCGATGGGAGTTAATATAAAACGAGCTGGTTCACATCGTACCTGTGAGCTGGCTGAGCTCAGTCACCCTGGCCCTCAGATTTTCCAGCTCTTTCTTCAGCTCAGGCAAAGACGACAGCTCCTCCTTCAaatttgtattttcttgttCCAGATCCGCTTTAACCCTTTCATCGCCATTTGCCGCTAAGGCCTTTAATGCGGAGTCCAGTTCTTCTTTTTGAGACTGCAAAAAAAATGACAGACGGTAATGATGCTATTGTTTGAACAACCCAGGTTCTACAAACATTCTGTTTGTAGAAATGTTGAAGCATTGAACCTTTCTACAATAAACATTGCGACAGAGAGACAACATCATTAGCATCAGAATGAGCGTCTGCTGACCTGAAGCTGAGCCTCTAGCAGAGCGATCTGTTGGTTTTCCTGTGTCAGTTTATCCAATAATGCTTTCATATCCTGTGGATCAGCACTAAGCCAGTCCTGGGTTGGAAATGATTGGCAAATGAATAACACATATTTTCAGATAATCCAAAGTTTTGAACCGTTTAACATTCGTCTTAACAGCTCCGTTTCTATGAGAATGCTTCGTGGGCACACGCGGGAGAATGCAGGACACAGGCGGCGAGTAGACAGACCTGGCTTTGTTCTCCATCGAGCTCAGACGCGTCAAAGTCGCCTGTCAAATAAGGAAACGACATGTCATAAAAGTCTTaagacacacatttacagacatatactgtagattaaGTTGTCAGTTGTAAAACGCATTCCGCGTGCACAGGCCACTAACACACTGCTTGGTTTCAGctgaatttaaaatgtaaaatatgctCCGGCCTCCAAACCACAATGCAGGATTTCTCCCCCAGGTCAAGCACCCTGAACAGCCAGCGAGTCCTTTAAATGGTGACAAACAGTGTTACTGTCCAAATTCAGAATGCAAGTTATTTTGCTGCCACTGCACGAGGTGTCAGGACACATAAGAGGTGTTAGCCAAGCCGGTGCAGAAGCTCACGCTGCTGTCGTGTCTCACACTGGACCTACCATTATCCAGGTCAGAGAGGAAACCTGTTGACACGGTCGAGCTTAGTCAACAACATctaaaaacagacacaactaCTGCTGACGGCTGCAAACGTATGTGCTGCTGTTATTCGTAAATACTGGTGCCATCCAAGGATAACTGGGATTCTGTGATGTTGTTTCTGACTCGGGCTGAACAACGGGACGCAGAAGCGTGGCAGCAGTTCTTAGAGAGGCGTGAGGGGCACTCACCTGACAGAAAGAGGGAACCTAAGAAGAGCAGGATCAGAGCTCCCACAATGCATTTGTTCAAGGAGAACCAGggcttttcctctttcttctcgGCCAGCTTAAACtctacttcctcttcctcgtcttcctcatctGACGTCCTTGATCGCGGTGCCTCAAACGAGGgcacattcctcctcctcagaccgtCATCAAAGCTGCTCGTATCATCCAGATCAAAACTGGTGGATGGTTCTAAGAAAGAAATGGAGCAAGTAGAAAAAAGACTGGGAATGTGGAAAAAAAGCCTGGCAAGAACACAGAGACTTGTCACATTTTGTTATGTAGTTTGGTGACAGATGATGATATTACGGCTAAACCTAAACCACATGTATTCAAATGTGGTGCACAGACACTTCCACAAATCACCTCCACATCTCAGGCTGCAAAAGTGACAGAACTGAACTTATTTCCATCGTGCTAATTATCTCCTGGCAGACGGCCTCGCACCAAATTCCAAATCTAAGTGAATAAACGAGCTGCAAAACACAACGTGTGTAAACAGCGTGTTAAAAAACAGCCTGACAAAAAGTCAGTGCTGCTTGTGGAAATGGATGACATTTTCTCACTAAATTACAACAACAGTAATTTCATGCATGGGGGTTTCTCATTTTCTCCGTGGGGAGCACGCCTTCCTGTCACACTGATAAATCACCTTCCAGCTGCTGGCACCACACAGATAAGAGACATGTTAACCAATTCTTCGGCGCGATGATTCTCAGTTTTTGCCATTTATAAGCCTCAAAGCTGCGAGGCCACAGAACCAGGAGGTTTTGGGGCAATGGTAAATTTAATTATATAGGAAACATTATATGCAGAACTGTCTTGCACTGATCTTCCTAAATGCTCCTATATTTTAATCACataccttcctcctctctctcatcctGGGACATTGTCACCGATggctctctttcctcctcctgagcATCTATGGACCCAATGGCCTCTGGTACAGGACTTTCACCAATGGGGTGTTCTGTCACCAAGTTCTCTGAGTCTGGACTTCTACTTTCTGGTACAAATCTGATATCAGGTTCAAcatgagagggagaaagagtggctGTAAGGGTCTCTGTGGGGATGTTAAACTCTGGACTtccctctgctgcagagatggGGCCGATATGTGCGTCGAGGACTGGTTCTGGAGACACAAGTAGCTCAGAGCTCAGCACCTCGGGCTCAGCTGGGGGGAGCTCAATAGGAGGGATATCAAGCGGAATCCCCAAATCGATATTGGTGACAAACGGCACGGCTCCCAGCATATCGTTGTCGCTAGGGGAACTGGTGTCGATATCATGGATGACAGGAGGCTGGCTCTCCTGGTCAAAGTCCAGAGGGTCAAGAGGGATGGGTGAGAGAGGGCTCAACCGGCCTGGACTAGATGGAACGGGACCCTCACTGGACCCTGGAGATGTCTCTTGACAAATCTAATGAGGGCAGCACagaaaaaacaggtttaaacacaAATTCACTTCAATGCTCACTGTGTCAAACACTGGTTATAATATTGTAAAGACGTTTTGTGTTAGTGTTCGTTTTCTTACTAACCGCACTGACCTGGTGACCTTCCTCGGACAGGACAGTTTCTACTGGAATGTCGCTCGGTTTGAACTCCACGGCGGCTCCTGGGAACGGGGAACAAAGCGCCACGTGAAGCTTCTCAAGGCAACGCCCAAAACGCGACCTGAAATGGGCCACGGCGTCTCACCGTACCTGCCACCTCCTCAGACAGACTGGGGACGTCGCCCAGGCTCTCGGTGCCATCATCCACGGGCCCGACGCTCTCAACAGCAGCCTCCTAAGGAGTTCATCAAGATCATGCAGCTTAGACAAACATACAATATTAAATGATTACACTGATTAAATATCAGCTAGTATTTCCCATTAGCCCGTATTCAGGTGCACTGATCTCCTCGCACCAACCTCTGGGGACAGGAGGGTCCAGCTGTTGGTGGACGAGCCGCTGCTGCcggtgctgttgctgttgtcagACATCGCCCCCTGCAGGCTGAACTGGGCACGGCGCGGTGCAGATACAGCTTTAAGGTATTCTGCAGACGACGACAGAAACGTGCCTTCATTCACCGCAGGGCTGTGGAGGTTAACGGCGTCGCGTGCACGCCACCGTCTCACTGTTACGCGGTTGTTAACACACGCATAGATGGCGAAGgggtaaaaaaggaaaaacgaCGAACGCGGCGACACACACAAAGTCGCATAACATGCATTAATTCGATGTTTATTTTGCAGATAGTCGTCGAAGTGGGGACAATAATAAAGCAGCGTTACAGTTTTTACAGCTTGGGACCTTATTCATTGCACACACAGCATAAAGCGCAGGCTGTCGTTGGTACTAGTTATGTAACGGCACGGTGGCATCCATAACACACCGCTGCGCAGTTAAACAAAAGAGGCGCTGGGAAGAAACGGGTTTCTCCCGGTTGCATTTATCGTCGCCGGCATTCCCACACAACTATCCCCGTCCTCCGTCCGTCCACTCGGTCTGCGAGGCGGAGGATTTACCAAAAATGGTCAAACCCGCGACGCGAGCGGTTCATTGATCCAGACACGAGCAAACAAAGATTCATACTCACTTGTCGGCAACACTACAAATACAATACGGTTCAGTTCTGCGAGTTAAGCATACATCATCTGGGGACTACGGTTGTTGTAGCAACCACAGTCAACGTTCACTCATGATGGTAAACAAAGGATGGTAGGCTGAATATTCCCACTCCCACGCTTCCGCGTTCTCACTCAGGCCCCGCTGTTAGTCACCGCGTCAAACACCTGTTCGACTCTATCAAATTACACACAAAGGATAAGTTTCATTTACCCAACTTGCTTATACTTCTGTCGTTGT is drawn from Betta splendens chromosome 11, fBetSpl5.4, whole genome shotgun sequence and contains these coding sequences:
- the pbxip1a gene encoding pre-B-cell leukemia transcription factor-interacting protein 1 isoform X4 is translated as MSDNSNSTGSSGSSTNSWTLLSPEEAAVESVGPVDDGTESLGDVPSLSEEVAGAAVEFKPSDIPVETVLSEEGHQICQETSPGSSEGPVPSSPGRLSPLSPIPLDPLDFDQESQPPVIHDIDTSSPSDNDMLGAVPFVTNIDLGIPLDIPPIELPPAEPEVLSSELLVSPEPVLDAHIGPISAAEGSPEFNIPTETLTATLSPSHVEPDIRFVPESRSPDSENLVTEHPIGESPVPEAIGSIDAQEEEREPSVTMSQDEREEEEPSTSFDLDDTSSFDDGLRRRNVPSFEAPRSRTSDEEDEEEEVEFKLAEKKEEKPWFSLNKCIVGALILLFLGSLFLSGDFDASELDGEQSQDWLSADPQDMKALLDKLTQENQQIALLEAQLQSQKEELDSALKALAANGDERVKADLEQENTNLKEELSSLPELKKELENLRARVTELSQLTVKAHQEIPPATPSSAPQPDDKTSQSIQKSAEPERRKGKEEEGSLKEELQRQKGLLEESRKRLEGMKKHGGDRKRVRDSLQEIQRKLSEQVERWGKKKKKPQETKWKGNKGKEKKEGRREKEWKHGKEGGLKDKEEKEWKSQKPNSHKEAWRKHQDEWERKKDERRADREERRKEKPWHSGSAESSHSHHHHQQHHHQHRQPHQRSHHDFWRDQEQKLQRNIRPQPGCGSVDACAAREGLYPVELPEFEELLEGYLSKLEGSPAGSKDRIRKLTADFFESGVFIHDRVRFSDFAEDVADILEDMVDVVEGNGQKEDDSLEEEMEEFEREALWKFANTA
- the pbxip1a gene encoding pre-B-cell leukemia transcription factor-interacting protein 1 isoform X1 is translated as MSDNSNSTGSSGSSTNSWTLLSPEEAAVESVGPVDDGTESLGDVPSLSEEVAGAAVEFKPSDIPVETVLSEEGHQVSAICQETSPGSSEGPVPSSPGRLSPLSPIPLDPLDFDQESQPPVIHDIDTSSPSDNDMLGAVPFVTNIDLGIPLDIPPIELPPAEPEVLSSELLVSPEPVLDAHIGPISAAEGSPEFNIPTETLTATLSPSHVEPDIRFVPESRSPDSENLVTEHPIGESPVPEAIGSIDAQEEEREPSVTMSQDEREEEEPSTSFDLDDTSSFDDGLRRRNVPSFEAPRSRTSDEEDEEEEVEFKLAEKKEEKPWFSLNKCIVGALILLFLGSLFLSGFLSDLDNGDFDASELDGEQSQDWLSADPQDMKALLDKLTQENQQIALLEAQLQSQKEELDSALKALAANGDERVKADLEQENTNLKEELSSLPELKKELENLRARVTELSQLTVKAHQEIPPATPSSAPQPDDKTSQSIQKSAEPERRKGKEEEGSLKEELQRQKGLLEESRKRLEGMKKHGGDRKRVRDSLQEIQRKLSEQVERWGKKKKKPQETKWKGNKGKEKKEGRREKEWKHGKEGGLKDKEEKEWKSQKPNSHKEAWRKHQDEWERKKDERRADREERRKEKPWHSGSAESSHSHHHHQQHHHQHRQPHQRSHHDFWRDQEQKLQRNIRPQPGCGSVDACAAREGLYPVELPEFEELLEGYLSKLEGSPAGSKDRIRKLTADFFESGVFIHDRVRFSDFAEDVADILEDMVDVVEGNGQKEDDSLEEEMEEFEREALWKFANTA
- the pbxip1a gene encoding pre-B-cell leukemia transcription factor-interacting protein 1 isoform X3; its protein translation is MSDNSNSTGSSGSSTNSWTLLSPEEAAVESVGPVDDGTESLGDVPSLSEEVAGAAVEFKPSDIPVETVLSEEGHQVSAICQETSPGSSEGPVPSSPGRLSPLSPIPLDPLDFDQESQPPVIHDIDTSSPSDNDMLGAVPFVTNIDLGIPLDIPPIELPPAEPEVLSSELLVSPEPVLDAHIGPISAAEGSPEFNIPTETLTATLSPSHVEPDIRFVPESRSPDSENLVTEHPIGESPVPEAIGSIDAQEEEREPSVTMSQDEREEEEPSTSFDLDDTSSFDDGLRRRNVPSFEAPRSRTSDEEDEEEEVEFKLAEKKEEKPWFSLNKCIVGALILLFLGSLFLSGDFDASELDGEQSQDWLSADPQDMKALLDKLTQENQQIALLEAQLQSQKEELDSALKALAANGDERVKADLEQENTNLKEELSSLPELKKELENLRARVTELSQLTVKAHQEIPPATPSSAPQPDDKTSQSIQKSAEPERRKGKEEEGSLKEELQRQKGLLEESRKRLEGMKKHGGDRKRVRDSLQEIQRKLSEQVERWGKKKKKPQETKWKGNKGKEKKEGRREKEWKHGKEGGLKDKEEKEWKSQKPNSHKEAWRKHQDEWERKKDERRADREERRKEKPWHSGSAESSHSHHHHQQHHHQHRQPHQRSHHDFWRDQEQKLQRNIRPQPGCGSVDACAAREGLYPVELPEFEELLEGYLSKLEGSPAGSKDRIRKLTADFFESGVFIHDRVRFSDFAEDVADILEDMVDVVEGNGQKEDDSLEEEMEEFEREALWKFANTA
- the pbxip1a gene encoding pre-B-cell leukemia transcription factor-interacting protein 1 isoform X2 — translated: MSDNSNSTGSSGSSTNSWTLLSPEEAAVESVGPVDDGTESLGDVPSLSEEVAGAAVEFKPSDIPVETVLSEEGHQICQETSPGSSEGPVPSSPGRLSPLSPIPLDPLDFDQESQPPVIHDIDTSSPSDNDMLGAVPFVTNIDLGIPLDIPPIELPPAEPEVLSSELLVSPEPVLDAHIGPISAAEGSPEFNIPTETLTATLSPSHVEPDIRFVPESRSPDSENLVTEHPIGESPVPEAIGSIDAQEEEREPSVTMSQDEREEEEPSTSFDLDDTSSFDDGLRRRNVPSFEAPRSRTSDEEDEEEEVEFKLAEKKEEKPWFSLNKCIVGALILLFLGSLFLSGFLSDLDNGDFDASELDGEQSQDWLSADPQDMKALLDKLTQENQQIALLEAQLQSQKEELDSALKALAANGDERVKADLEQENTNLKEELSSLPELKKELENLRARVTELSQLTVKAHQEIPPATPSSAPQPDDKTSQSIQKSAEPERRKGKEEEGSLKEELQRQKGLLEESRKRLEGMKKHGGDRKRVRDSLQEIQRKLSEQVERWGKKKKKPQETKWKGNKGKEKKEGRREKEWKHGKEGGLKDKEEKEWKSQKPNSHKEAWRKHQDEWERKKDERRADREERRKEKPWHSGSAESSHSHHHHQQHHHQHRQPHQRSHHDFWRDQEQKLQRNIRPQPGCGSVDACAAREGLYPVELPEFEELLEGYLSKLEGSPAGSKDRIRKLTADFFESGVFIHDRVRFSDFAEDVADILEDMVDVVEGNGQKEDDSLEEEMEEFEREALWKFANTA